One part of the Ochotona princeps isolate mOchPri1 chromosome 3, mOchPri1.hap1, whole genome shotgun sequence genome encodes these proteins:
- the NEPRO gene encoding nucleolus and neural progenitor protein isoform X2, with amino-acid sequence MQSKTQKLCRLCLSPPAAPPIPRHQALNPALVWLSRNDTQEPLHTLCLADKIRVSERASRAWITTSWPLAKDRGDEQLENVCVAAVIKECNLVALSLKSQVLDAEADVLCAVLYSHHNRMGRHKPHLALKQVEQCLKRLKKMNLEGAIQDLSVLFSSDENRPAPPDMRVLPSQPLLELVLLKVLGACKLLLRLLDRCCKAFLLTVKHLGLQEFIILNLVMVGLVSRLWVLYKGILRRLVSLYEPLFGLLQVVSRIQPMPYFKDFTFPSNIAEFLGQPYFDIFQQKLPTTLAAKGVTKLLNRLFLTKEQSPRSGEETLRKISEKAKQMKIDLQNVPDLGQPVTSSQVCKEKSSDFDVRVFCKQLKHRATQEKSSAFQCSRPNARTARPSPRARRAPGAKRLVQRLREAETFTQLSEEIQVAVTWCRSKKLKAQATFLSNKLLKSNRLKHVEAQGYSLPKKLECMKTSICNCLLHGSGARTSKHHLRQRRSQNAFLPRQRKPQRKVQSVLLKEIQQFSQGTQEIATDPSTKRRLADHAVRSPELSRNSKSKQLLSSGSVNPDLQTTEKQTRENRTGSNEHETDSWRMMQMNKCNTSGFTKEKDDIDDIFALMGV; translated from the exons ATGCAAAGCAAGACTCAGAAGCTATGCAGGCTGTGCCTCAGCCCGCCTGCTGCCCCTCCAATACCAAGACACCAGGCACTTAACCCTGCCTTAGTGTGGCTGAGTAGAAATGACACCCAGGAGCCATTACACACCCTCTGCCTCGCAGACAAAATAAGGGTATCAGAAAGAGCCAGTAGAGCTTGGATTACCACCTCTTGGCCGCTGGCGAAGGACAGAGGTGATGAGCAGCTTGAGA ATGTTTGCGTTGCGGCTGTCATCAAAGAATGCAACCTCGTTGCTTTATCTCTGAAGAGCCAGGTCTTGGATGCTGAAGCGGATGTGTTGTGCGCAGTCCTTTACAGCCATCACAACCGAATGGGCCGCCACAAGCCGCACCTCGCTCTCAAGCAG gtGGAACAATGTTTAAAACGCTTGAAAAAGATGAACTTGGAGGGTGCTATTCAAGATCTGTCAGTGCTGTTTTCTTCCGA TGAGAATCGGCCTGCCCCTCCCGACATGCGTGTCCTCCCCAGCCAGCCACTGCTGGAGCTGGTGCTGCTGAAGGTGCTGGGAGCCTGCAAGCTGTTGCTCCGCCTGCTGGACCGCTGCTGCAAGGCCTTCCT CTTGACTGTGAAGCATCTAGGTTTGCAGGAGTTCATTATTTTAAACCTTGTGATGGTTGGGCTAGTGAGCAGGTTATG GGTTCTCTATAAAGGTATCTTGAGAAggttggtttccttatatgagCCATTATTTGGATTGCTTCAAGTGGTTTCTAGGATTCAACCAATGCCTTACTTCAAAGATTTTACCTTTCCTTCCAATATTGCTGAGTTTCTAGGGCAGCCCTATTTTGACATTTTTCAGCAAAAATTACCTACGACGCTTGCAGCTAAAGGAGTAACTAAATTGCTCAATAGACtgtttttaacaaaagaacagtCACCAAGGTCTGGTGAAGAAACCTTACGTAAAATTTCCGAAAAGGCCAAACAGATGAAGATAGACCTGCAGAATGTTCCGGACCTGGGACAGCCAGTGACGAGTAGCCAGGTCTGCAAAG AAAAGTCCTCAGATTTTGATGTGAGAGTTTTCTGCAAACAGCTGAAACACAGAGCTACCCAG GAGAAGAGCTCTGCGTTTCAGTGTTCTCGGCCCAACGCGAGGACAGCCAGACCTTCTCCCAGAGCGAGACGAGCTCCTGGTGCGAAAAGGCTGGTGCAAAGACTCCGAGAAGCTGAGACTTTCACACAACTCTCAGAAGAAATCCAAGTGGCTGTTACATGGTGCAGGAGCAAAAAACTCAAAGCTCAGGCCACCTTTCTGAGTAACAAACTTCTGAAAAGTAACCGGCTTAAACATGTGGAAGCTCAAGGTTACAG TTTGCCAAAGAAACTAGAATGCATGAAAACATCCATTTGCAACTGCCTTCTTCATGGCTCAGGTGCCAGAACTTCAAAGCATCACCTGAGACAAAGAAGATCACAGAATGCATTTCTACCAAGACAAAGAAAACCACAGAGGAAGGTTCAGTCAGTTCTATTAAAGGAAATTCAGCAGTTCTCTCAAGGGACTCAGGAGATTGCTACAGATCCTAGCACCAAGAGGAGGCTGGCTGACCATGCAGTTCGCAGCCCTGAGCTGTCCCGGAACTCCAAGAGTAAGCAACTTTTGAGTAGTGGAAGTGTAAATCCGGACTTACAGACCACAGAGAAACAGACTCGAGAAAACCGCACAGGAAGCAATGAACATGAAACTGATtcatggagaatgatgcagatgAACAAATGTAATACATCAGGATTCACTAAAGAGAAGGATGACATTgatgatatttttgctttaatggGAGTTTAG
- the NEPRO gene encoding nucleolus and neural progenitor protein isoform X1 codes for MQSKTQKLCRLCLSPPAAPPIPRHQALNPALVWLSRNDTQEPLHTLCLADKIRVSERASRAWITTSWPLAKDRGDEQLESPSPTLKMAEVLLGQEPWNRVRIPRAGSCSTVTVRDSGAGLDVCVAAVIKECNLVALSLKSQVLDAEADVLCAVLYSHHNRMGRHKPHLALKQVEQCLKRLKKMNLEGAIQDLSVLFSSDENRPAPPDMRVLPSQPLLELVLLKVLGACKLLLRLLDRCCKAFLLTVKHLGLQEFIILNLVMVGLVSRLWVLYKGILRRLVSLYEPLFGLLQVVSRIQPMPYFKDFTFPSNIAEFLGQPYFDIFQQKLPTTLAAKGVTKLLNRLFLTKEQSPRSGEETLRKISEKAKQMKIDLQNVPDLGQPVTSSQVCKEKSSDFDVRVFCKQLKHRATQEKSSAFQCSRPNARTARPSPRARRAPGAKRLVQRLREAETFTQLSEEIQVAVTWCRSKKLKAQATFLSNKLLKSNRLKHVEAQGYSLPKKLECMKTSICNCLLHGSGARTSKHHLRQRRSQNAFLPRQRKPQRKVQSVLLKEIQQFSQGTQEIATDPSTKRRLADHAVRSPELSRNSKSKQLLSSGSVNPDLQTTEKQTRENRTGSNEHETDSWRMMQMNKCNTSGFTKEKDDIDDIFALMGV; via the exons ATGCAAAGCAAGACTCAGAAGCTATGCAGGCTGTGCCTCAGCCCGCCTGCTGCCCCTCCAATACCAAGACACCAGGCACTTAACCCTGCCTTAGTGTGGCTGAGTAGAAATGACACCCAGGAGCCATTACACACCCTCTGCCTCGCAGACAAAATAAGGGTATCAGAAAGAGCCAGTAGAGCTTGGATTACCACCTCTTGGCCGCTGGCGAAGGACAGAGGTGATGAGCAGCTTGAGA GCCCTTCTCCCACCCTCAAGATGGCTGAGGtgctgctgggccaggagccGTGGAACCGCGTGAGGATCCCCAGGGCGGGGAGCTGCAGCACGGTGACCGTGCGGGACTCCGGCGCGGGCCTCG ATGTTTGCGTTGCGGCTGTCATCAAAGAATGCAACCTCGTTGCTTTATCTCTGAAGAGCCAGGTCTTGGATGCTGAAGCGGATGTGTTGTGCGCAGTCCTTTACAGCCATCACAACCGAATGGGCCGCCACAAGCCGCACCTCGCTCTCAAGCAG gtGGAACAATGTTTAAAACGCTTGAAAAAGATGAACTTGGAGGGTGCTATTCAAGATCTGTCAGTGCTGTTTTCTTCCGA TGAGAATCGGCCTGCCCCTCCCGACATGCGTGTCCTCCCCAGCCAGCCACTGCTGGAGCTGGTGCTGCTGAAGGTGCTGGGAGCCTGCAAGCTGTTGCTCCGCCTGCTGGACCGCTGCTGCAAGGCCTTCCT CTTGACTGTGAAGCATCTAGGTTTGCAGGAGTTCATTATTTTAAACCTTGTGATGGTTGGGCTAGTGAGCAGGTTATG GGTTCTCTATAAAGGTATCTTGAGAAggttggtttccttatatgagCCATTATTTGGATTGCTTCAAGTGGTTTCTAGGATTCAACCAATGCCTTACTTCAAAGATTTTACCTTTCCTTCCAATATTGCTGAGTTTCTAGGGCAGCCCTATTTTGACATTTTTCAGCAAAAATTACCTACGACGCTTGCAGCTAAAGGAGTAACTAAATTGCTCAATAGACtgtttttaacaaaagaacagtCACCAAGGTCTGGTGAAGAAACCTTACGTAAAATTTCCGAAAAGGCCAAACAGATGAAGATAGACCTGCAGAATGTTCCGGACCTGGGACAGCCAGTGACGAGTAGCCAGGTCTGCAAAG AAAAGTCCTCAGATTTTGATGTGAGAGTTTTCTGCAAACAGCTGAAACACAGAGCTACCCAG GAGAAGAGCTCTGCGTTTCAGTGTTCTCGGCCCAACGCGAGGACAGCCAGACCTTCTCCCAGAGCGAGACGAGCTCCTGGTGCGAAAAGGCTGGTGCAAAGACTCCGAGAAGCTGAGACTTTCACACAACTCTCAGAAGAAATCCAAGTGGCTGTTACATGGTGCAGGAGCAAAAAACTCAAAGCTCAGGCCACCTTTCTGAGTAACAAACTTCTGAAAAGTAACCGGCTTAAACATGTGGAAGCTCAAGGTTACAG TTTGCCAAAGAAACTAGAATGCATGAAAACATCCATTTGCAACTGCCTTCTTCATGGCTCAGGTGCCAGAACTTCAAAGCATCACCTGAGACAAAGAAGATCACAGAATGCATTTCTACCAAGACAAAGAAAACCACAGAGGAAGGTTCAGTCAGTTCTATTAAAGGAAATTCAGCAGTTCTCTCAAGGGACTCAGGAGATTGCTACAGATCCTAGCACCAAGAGGAGGCTGGCTGACCATGCAGTTCGCAGCCCTGAGCTGTCCCGGAACTCCAAGAGTAAGCAACTTTTGAGTAGTGGAAGTGTAAATCCGGACTTACAGACCACAGAGAAACAGACTCGAGAAAACCGCACAGGAAGCAATGAACATGAAACTGATtcatggagaatgatgcagatgAACAAATGTAATACATCAGGATTCACTAAAGAGAAGGATGACATTgatgatatttttgctttaatggGAGTTTAG
- the NEPRO gene encoding nucleolus and neural progenitor protein isoform X3 translates to MAEVLLGQEPWNRVRIPRAGSCSTVTVRDSGAGLDVCVAAVIKECNLVALSLKSQVLDAEADVLCAVLYSHHNRMGRHKPHLALKQVEQCLKRLKKMNLEGAIQDLSVLFSSDENRPAPPDMRVLPSQPLLELVLLKVLGACKLLLRLLDRCCKAFLLTVKHLGLQEFIILNLVMVGLVSRLWVLYKGILRRLVSLYEPLFGLLQVVSRIQPMPYFKDFTFPSNIAEFLGQPYFDIFQQKLPTTLAAKGVTKLLNRLFLTKEQSPRSGEETLRKISEKAKQMKIDLQNVPDLGQPVTSSQVCKEKSSDFDVRVFCKQLKHRATQEKSSAFQCSRPNARTARPSPRARRAPGAKRLVQRLREAETFTQLSEEIQVAVTWCRSKKLKAQATFLSNKLLKSNRLKHVEAQGYSLPKKLECMKTSICNCLLHGSGARTSKHHLRQRRSQNAFLPRQRKPQRKVQSVLLKEIQQFSQGTQEIATDPSTKRRLADHAVRSPELSRNSKSKQLLSSGSVNPDLQTTEKQTRENRTGSNEHETDSWRMMQMNKCNTSGFTKEKDDIDDIFALMGV, encoded by the exons ATGGCTGAGGtgctgctgggccaggagccGTGGAACCGCGTGAGGATCCCCAGGGCGGGGAGCTGCAGCACGGTGACCGTGCGGGACTCCGGCGCGGGCCTCG ATGTTTGCGTTGCGGCTGTCATCAAAGAATGCAACCTCGTTGCTTTATCTCTGAAGAGCCAGGTCTTGGATGCTGAAGCGGATGTGTTGTGCGCAGTCCTTTACAGCCATCACAACCGAATGGGCCGCCACAAGCCGCACCTCGCTCTCAAGCAG gtGGAACAATGTTTAAAACGCTTGAAAAAGATGAACTTGGAGGGTGCTATTCAAGATCTGTCAGTGCTGTTTTCTTCCGA TGAGAATCGGCCTGCCCCTCCCGACATGCGTGTCCTCCCCAGCCAGCCACTGCTGGAGCTGGTGCTGCTGAAGGTGCTGGGAGCCTGCAAGCTGTTGCTCCGCCTGCTGGACCGCTGCTGCAAGGCCTTCCT CTTGACTGTGAAGCATCTAGGTTTGCAGGAGTTCATTATTTTAAACCTTGTGATGGTTGGGCTAGTGAGCAGGTTATG GGTTCTCTATAAAGGTATCTTGAGAAggttggtttccttatatgagCCATTATTTGGATTGCTTCAAGTGGTTTCTAGGATTCAACCAATGCCTTACTTCAAAGATTTTACCTTTCCTTCCAATATTGCTGAGTTTCTAGGGCAGCCCTATTTTGACATTTTTCAGCAAAAATTACCTACGACGCTTGCAGCTAAAGGAGTAACTAAATTGCTCAATAGACtgtttttaacaaaagaacagtCACCAAGGTCTGGTGAAGAAACCTTACGTAAAATTTCCGAAAAGGCCAAACAGATGAAGATAGACCTGCAGAATGTTCCGGACCTGGGACAGCCAGTGACGAGTAGCCAGGTCTGCAAAG AAAAGTCCTCAGATTTTGATGTGAGAGTTTTCTGCAAACAGCTGAAACACAGAGCTACCCAG GAGAAGAGCTCTGCGTTTCAGTGTTCTCGGCCCAACGCGAGGACAGCCAGACCTTCTCCCAGAGCGAGACGAGCTCCTGGTGCGAAAAGGCTGGTGCAAAGACTCCGAGAAGCTGAGACTTTCACACAACTCTCAGAAGAAATCCAAGTGGCTGTTACATGGTGCAGGAGCAAAAAACTCAAAGCTCAGGCCACCTTTCTGAGTAACAAACTTCTGAAAAGTAACCGGCTTAAACATGTGGAAGCTCAAGGTTACAG TTTGCCAAAGAAACTAGAATGCATGAAAACATCCATTTGCAACTGCCTTCTTCATGGCTCAGGTGCCAGAACTTCAAAGCATCACCTGAGACAAAGAAGATCACAGAATGCATTTCTACCAAGACAAAGAAAACCACAGAGGAAGGTTCAGTCAGTTCTATTAAAGGAAATTCAGCAGTTCTCTCAAGGGACTCAGGAGATTGCTACAGATCCTAGCACCAAGAGGAGGCTGGCTGACCATGCAGTTCGCAGCCCTGAGCTGTCCCGGAACTCCAAGAGTAAGCAACTTTTGAGTAGTGGAAGTGTAAATCCGGACTTACAGACCACAGAGAAACAGACTCGAGAAAACCGCACAGGAAGCAATGAACATGAAACTGATtcatggagaatgatgcagatgAACAAATGTAATACATCAGGATTCACTAAAGAGAAGGATGACATTgatgatatttttgctttaatggGAGTTTAG